From the genome of Prevotella herbatica, one region includes:
- a CDS encoding glycoside hydrolase family 43 protein, whose product MKKELLAMMIWLPSMMMAQYKSQVWSPDNGDGTYTNPVINADYSDPDVIAVGNDYYLTASSFNCIPGLPILHSRDLVNWEIIGHAVDQLEPDSVFSKPAHGMGVWAPSIRFHNGEYYIYWGDPDYGVFMVKTKDPSGKWDEPVCVIKGKGLIDTTPLWDEDGRCYLVNGWANSRNNFASILTVRELSADGTRAIGKPVIVFDGNGNENRTCEGPKFYKRNGWYWIMCPAGGVPTGFQLAMRSKSPYGPYESKVVLSQGKTNINGPHQGGWVHTSQGEDWFMHFQDKGAYGRVVHLQPVDWSTGWPIMGKNGTPYEKFRKPKSDCSIIVNPQESDEFNSPIMGQQWQWHANYKDVFGMPTSFGVFRIYNDKSNQTIWHTPNLLLQKTPADKFTATAKLRLTAKNENQMGGIIMMGLDYSALVVKRVGDKFQLQQITCKNADKETAEDCKIIATLDATAKDKIDYQPAIHEDIYMRMSVNAGKCQFAWSADGKNFHDVGNIFTMKEGKWIGAKIGFVSKEPEGKNNRGWIDVDWFRVTK is encoded by the coding sequence ATGAAAAAAGAACTTTTGGCAATGATGATTTGGCTGCCTTCAATGATGATGGCACAATACAAATCACAAGTATGGAGTCCCGACAACGGAGACGGAACATACACAAACCCTGTCATAAACGCCGATTACAGTGACCCTGATGTGATTGCTGTTGGGAATGACTATTACCTCACAGCAAGTTCATTTAATTGTATCCCTGGACTTCCGATATTGCACTCACGCGACCTCGTGAACTGGGAAATAATCGGGCACGCCGTTGATCAACTTGAACCAGACTCCGTATTCAGCAAGCCGGCACACGGCATGGGCGTTTGGGCACCAAGCATAAGATTCCATAACGGAGAATATTATATATACTGGGGAGATCCAGACTATGGCGTGTTCATGGTTAAAACAAAAGACCCTTCGGGTAAATGGGACGAACCAGTATGCGTGATAAAGGGTAAAGGATTAATAGACACGACCCCACTATGGGATGAAGACGGGCGCTGCTATCTAGTAAACGGATGGGCTAACAGCCGTAATAACTTCGCCTCAATACTGACGGTAAGAGAACTTTCGGCAGATGGTACTCGTGCTATAGGAAAACCAGTCATCGTGTTTGACGGAAACGGAAACGAAAACCGCACTTGCGAAGGACCGAAGTTTTACAAACGCAACGGATGGTATTGGATTATGTGTCCGGCTGGTGGTGTACCAACAGGTTTCCAGTTGGCAATGCGTTCTAAATCACCCTACGGTCCTTATGAAAGTAAGGTGGTACTGAGCCAAGGGAAAACCAATATCAACGGACCTCATCAAGGTGGTTGGGTTCATACGTCACAAGGTGAGGATTGGTTTATGCACTTTCAAGATAAAGGAGCATACGGAAGAGTCGTACACCTGCAACCAGTAGACTGGTCGACAGGTTGGCCTATCATGGGAAAGAATGGTACACCATACGAAAAATTCCGTAAGCCAAAATCAGATTGCAGCATCATCGTAAATCCACAGGAAAGCGATGAGTTCAATTCCCCTATCATGGGGCAACAATGGCAATGGCACGCAAACTATAAGGACGTATTTGGAATGCCTACTAGTTTTGGGGTATTCAGAATATACAATGATAAAAGCAACCAAACTATATGGCACACTCCTAACCTATTGTTACAAAAAACTCCAGCAGATAAGTTCACGGCTACTGCTAAGTTGCGACTAACTGCAAAGAACGAGAACCAAATGGGAGGAATCATCATGATGGGACTTGACTATTCAGCACTTGTGGTAAAACGTGTAGGCGACAAGTTCCAACTGCAACAGATAACATGCAAGAACGCAGACAAAGAAACAGCCGAAGACTGTAAGATTATCGCAACTCTTGACGCAACGGCAAAGGATAAAATAGACTATCAGCCAGCAATACACGAAGACATATACATGAGAATGAGCGTGAACGCTGGAAAATGTCAGTTTGCATGGAGTGCAGACGGAAAGAATTTCCACGATGTTGGCAATATATTCACAATGAAAGAAGGTAAATGGATAGGTGCAAAAATAGGATTCGTGAGCAAGGAACCTGAGGGAAAGAACAACCGCGGATGGATAGACGTGGATTGGTTCAGAGTTACAAAATAG
- a CDS encoding alpha/beta hydrolase family protein: MKKLLSVIAIMLFVTTSYAQNRIDGVWTGKLNAGAQTLTIVIHVNHDSNGNTTSSLDSPDQGASDIPAKVDYCSADSIAISITNLGASFKGRLKGDEIIGGFSQMGYNFPLNLKRGEEKLNRPQNPAKPYPYKTEDVTFTNATDKAILAGTICYPINYQKGKTPVMLMVTGSGLENRDEEVFDHKPFLVIADYLARNGIATLRYDDRSFGESKGGDVKNATTKDFARDAEAGIAYLKSTKKFGKVGVLGHSEGGSIAFMLGAKDKVDFVISMAGIGAKGDTALTAQTNKAMELAGQTKRLTTLQFRISTTFQKSPWLNYFIDYDPAADIAATRCPVMAIDGDKDFQVISSLNLAGIKKNLHESRYNFIREYPSLNHLFQHCTTGAISEYRAIEETISPEVLSDMAKWINSLK, encoded by the coding sequence ATGAAAAAATTATTATCTGTAATAGCAATCATGCTATTCGTTACAACATCTTATGCACAAAACAGAATAGATGGTGTTTGGACAGGTAAACTAAATGCTGGTGCACAAACTCTTACAATCGTTATCCATGTAAACCATGATTCAAATGGAAATACTACTTCGTCACTGGACAGCCCTGACCAAGGGGCAAGTGATATTCCGGCAAAAGTAGATTATTGTTCGGCAGATTCAATTGCAATAAGTATCACTAATTTAGGTGCTTCTTTCAAAGGTCGCTTGAAAGGAGATGAAATAATTGGTGGATTCTCTCAAATGGGATATAATTTCCCTCTTAATCTTAAACGAGGTGAGGAGAAGCTAAATAGACCGCAAAATCCTGCAAAGCCATACCCTTATAAAACAGAAGACGTTACTTTTACGAATGCCACGGACAAAGCTATACTTGCAGGAACAATCTGCTATCCTATAAACTACCAAAAAGGTAAGACTCCCGTGATGCTTATGGTAACAGGAAGTGGTCTTGAAAACAGAGACGAGGAAGTGTTTGACCATAAACCTTTCCTTGTGATTGCTGATTATTTAGCTCGTAACGGTATCGCTACACTAAGATATGATGACCGTAGTTTCGGTGAATCAAAAGGCGGTGACGTAAAGAATGCTACAACTAAAGACTTTGCACGTGACGCAGAAGCTGGTATTGCCTATCTAAAATCTACAAAGAAATTCGGCAAGGTTGGAGTGCTCGGCCATAGTGAAGGCGGTTCGATAGCGTTTATGCTTGGAGCAAAAGATAAAGTTGACTTCGTTATAAGTATGGCTGGTATCGGAGCCAAAGGTGACACTGCTCTTACGGCACAAACCAACAAGGCTATGGAACTAGCAGGACAAACTAAAAGACTTACTACCCTACAATTCAGAATAAGCACAACGTTTCAAAAGTCACCTTGGCTAAACTATTTCATTGATTATGATCCTGCTGCCGACATCGCTGCGACAAGATGTCCTGTTATGGCTATCGACGGCGACAAGGACTTTCAAGTGATTTCATCGTTAAACTTAGCTGGAATAAAAAAGAATCTTCATGAAAGTCGATACAATTTTATTCGTGAATATCCATCACTAAACCATCTATTCCAACATTGCACAACAGGAGCCATAAGTGAATATCGTGCAATAGAGGAAACGATTTCACCAGAAGTACTAAGCGATATGGCAAAATGGATTAATTCTCTGAAATAA
- a CDS encoding LA_2272 family surface repeat-containing protein yields the protein MKTIKGISILFLAVLASFNTNAQEKKTVQVSFIYPVGTAGTNSVDYKNNFSFNIIGGLNGGVNGFEFGSVANINEGDVNGCQISGVCNVTSGNNRGGIISGVCNMASGDSKGLLVSGVANLTKGQSTGVEISGVANVSDSHKGLQLSTINLVKNNLYGSQIGVVNYAKKGKGIQIGVVNVCDADDDVIPIGLFNVVKNGYYAFEVSTNELFITSLSYKMGKEKFHTIFRAGIGEHNDKSVFSTGLGFGSIIPIKDNHKLNMELICDALHYNWKWGDNKMNLLNQFNLNYQYQVTKHLGIKVGPSFKTFVTNQKENGEFASVIKMPHTLFEHSGSKYRVAGWIGFNAGMVFSL from the coding sequence ATGAAGACAATAAAAGGAATAAGCATTTTGTTTTTGGCAGTATTAGCCAGTTTTAATACAAATGCGCAAGAAAAGAAGACAGTGCAAGTGTCATTTATTTATCCGGTTGGGACAGCTGGAACTAATTCTGTAGATTATAAGAATAACTTTTCGTTCAACATTATCGGTGGATTAAATGGTGGCGTAAACGGATTTGAATTTGGATCTGTAGCAAATATTAATGAAGGAGATGTGAACGGATGTCAAATATCGGGAGTTTGCAATGTAACATCAGGCAATAATAGGGGAGGAATTATTTCGGGAGTATGCAATATGGCGTCTGGAGATAGTAAAGGACTCCTCGTGTCTGGAGTTGCAAATTTGACAAAGGGACAATCTACTGGCGTAGAAATCTCCGGTGTAGCAAATGTCTCGGATTCACATAAAGGATTACAGTTGTCTACAATCAATCTTGTTAAGAATAATTTATATGGAAGTCAAATAGGCGTAGTGAATTATGCTAAAAAGGGGAAAGGAATTCAAATTGGCGTTGTAAATGTTTGTGATGCCGATGATGATGTTATCCCGATTGGTCTCTTCAATGTAGTTAAAAATGGATATTATGCTTTCGAAGTTTCTACCAATGAACTCTTTATTACAAGCTTATCCTATAAGATGGGCAAAGAAAAGTTTCATACCATATTCAGAGCTGGCATTGGCGAGCACAATGATAAGTCGGTGTTTAGTACAGGATTGGGTTTTGGATCAATTATTCCTATAAAGGACAATCATAAATTAAATATGGAACTGATTTGCGATGCTCTTCATTACAACTGGAAATGGGGAGACAACAAAATGAATTTATTAAACCAATTCAATTTGAATTATCAATATCAGGTAACAAAGCATCTCGGAATAAAGGTAGGACCTAGTTTCAAGACATTTGTCACTAATCAAAAAGAAAACGGAGAATTTGCTAGTGTAATTAAAATGCCGCATACACTATTTGAACATAGCGGAAGCAAATATAGAGTTGCTGGTTGGATCGGTTTTAATGCAGGAATGGTATTTTCTCTTTAA
- a CDS encoding RNA polymerase sigma-70 factor, with product MTFPNTWHTKEGFEILFMQHYEPLCNFVFGILKDYDASEDVIQELFVKFWEKRNVLPDDLSIKAYMYRAARNMALNHLKHFDIKKDFNIFNKASISDAEQSVGNPAETSELQEMIFQAVNELPTERKKIFLMSREDGLKYKEIAAELNISVKTVENQMGKALSTLRKELSDYLPAIIIAICIGIK from the coding sequence GTGACTTTTCCAAATACTTGGCATACGAAGGAGGGATTCGAAATACTGTTTATGCAGCATTACGAACCCCTTTGCAACTTTGTGTTCGGTATACTCAAGGATTACGACGCAAGTGAAGATGTTATTCAAGAACTTTTTGTTAAATTTTGGGAAAAGCGGAATGTTCTTCCTGATGACCTTTCGATAAAAGCGTATATGTATCGTGCGGCACGAAATATGGCGCTGAATCATCTAAAACATTTCGATATTAAGAAAGATTTTAATATCTTTAATAAGGCAAGCATATCTGATGCCGAACAGAGTGTTGGTAATCCTGCAGAGACTAGTGAATTGCAAGAGATGATTTTTCAAGCAGTAAATGAATTGCCAACAGAGCGTAAAAAAATCTTTTTGATGAGTCGTGAAGATGGACTGAAATATAAAGAAATTGCAGCAGAATTAAATATCTCTGTTAAGACGGTTGAAAATCAGATGGGAAAGGCTCTGTCAACACTACGAAAGGAATTATCAGATTATTTGCCTGCGATAATCATTGCAATTTGTATAGGAATAAAATGA
- a CDS encoding FecR family protein — protein MKDQYPHIDEIAIAKYLSGEANAIEIKALMDWVESSDENLEEFIRYEKLWFESSVHKPFNAQKAWSKVNRRISQKKRRFNLYYLTAAAAAIIIIIVVSVPFFNTKTAASSPEFAVASANSTLLSTLPDGSSALLSKHSKIEYTFDTQKQIRLTKLSGKAFFNVKRDIKHRFIVEANRGGVEVLGTKFSVDEMKNKDVKVYVLSGRVKVFLARAHKDTLSLIITNGEKAVIKASSDTIIKQTKKTLVFHSTNQIFKVHKTITFNNKDLSTIVAKLERSYSANIKIDDAVDKELRFSSSFKDNSLNEILTVITQTLNLDYTKKGNVYYITNGNDE, from the coding sequence ATGAAAGACCAATATCCACATATTGACGAGATTGCTATCGCGAAATACCTTTCGGGTGAAGCCAATGCGATAGAAATAAAAGCACTAATGGATTGGGTGGAATCTTCTGATGAAAATTTGGAGGAATTTATCCGATATGAGAAACTGTGGTTTGAGTCATCTGTTCATAAACCTTTTAACGCTCAAAAAGCGTGGTCAAAAGTCAACCGTCGCATTTCGCAGAAGAAACGTCGTTTTAATCTATATTATCTTACTGCTGCTGCCGCAGCTATAATTATAATTATTGTTGTTTCAGTCCCATTCTTCAATACGAAAACCGCTGCTTCTTCACCAGAATTTGCTGTAGCAAGTGCCAACAGTACATTACTATCTACATTGCCGGATGGTTCTTCGGCATTGCTTTCAAAGCATTCAAAAATTGAATATACCTTTGATACTCAAAAACAAATTCGCTTAACAAAACTTTCTGGAAAAGCTTTTTTTAATGTAAAAAGAGATATAAAACATCGCTTTATTGTTGAGGCTAATCGTGGTGGAGTGGAAGTCTTAGGTACAAAATTCTCTGTAGACGAGATGAAAAATAAAGACGTGAAGGTCTATGTCTTGTCGGGAAGGGTTAAAGTCTTCTTGGCTCGTGCTCACAAAGATACTTTATCGTTGATCATTACCAACGGTGAAAAAGCTGTGATCAAGGCAAGTAGTGATACGATTATTAAGCAAACAAAAAAGACATTGGTTTTTCATTCCACCAATCAAATATTTAAAGTCCACAAGACAATTACTTTTAATAATAAAGATCTGTCAACGATCGTGGCTAAGTTAGAAAGAAGTTATTCTGCAAACATAAAAATAGATGATGCTGTGGATAAAGAACTACGTTTTTCTTCTTCATTCAAAGACAATTCTTTGAATGAAATATTGACGGTTATCACACAAACATTGAATCTTGATTACACCAAAAAAGGAAATGTGTATTATATAACGAATGGAAACGATGAATAG
- a CDS encoding carboxypeptidase-like regulatory domain-containing protein: MNSKIRYCLLILMLALVAQNSSSQVDLHRKISINVQNLFIPQTLHVIEQGYNFFFAYNSRQIPAYDRVTMNERNIALKKALDKILSNRFAYTTIGNHVILRLKGINTESEDFIILGVVRNSDGLPLDSAVVYAVKENKAAITNNDGAFHLRLKEPTQYIHISCPDYVDTLLIAETLNNEKVIKLCRKDISTKPSPSEIQALDVSSSQKRFEKLSLVRNLVPQSALYLNRLVNTIRSIPVQVSFLPGLGSQQLTKGLNVNRFSLNILAGYSKGVTGFEIGGLANITESNVKGGQVAGLVNVVNGQINGLQLAGIFNYTFSKVTGAQISGIGNISNHNVEGLQLAGISNNNKGAINGAQISGVLNTNLRKITGLQLAGIANIQVDKITGCQLSGIYGLASDINGVQLSGIMSQTTHDVSGVQVSSILNKARKLNGLQFGLVNIADTIENGVQVGLFNFVKNGYRALEFTKDETYYCNFMYKTGGKKLYSILDAGIGKDKVGVGYGVGFIQPIYKRLSVNIDAIYSALLATNSSDIYQGNLMNFRLGLNYRLEKHLTLTGGLSFNQYDPDKENERSGSAGKISFTGNSSSMISQAFQNNKKAMWFGWFFGVKF, encoded by the coding sequence ATGAATAGTAAAATTAGATATTGTCTGTTGATATTGATGTTGGCTCTTGTAGCACAAAACTCCTCTTCACAAGTTGATTTGCACCGCAAAATATCTATCAATGTGCAAAACTTGTTTATCCCACAAACTTTGCATGTTATAGAGCAAGGGTATAATTTTTTCTTTGCGTATAATTCAAGGCAAATCCCTGCTTATGACAGAGTTACGATGAACGAAAGAAATATAGCGCTGAAAAAGGCATTGGATAAAATCTTGTCAAACCGTTTTGCTTACACGACCATCGGGAACCATGTTATTTTACGTTTGAAAGGAATAAACACAGAATCAGAAGATTTTATTATTTTAGGAGTTGTGAGAAACTCAGATGGGCTTCCTTTGGATTCTGCCGTTGTGTATGCTGTTAAAGAAAACAAAGCTGCTATCACAAATAATGATGGAGCATTTCATCTTAGGCTGAAAGAACCAACACAATACATCCATATAAGTTGCCCCGATTATGTAGACACACTTTTGATTGCAGAAACATTGAATAACGAGAAAGTAATTAAACTGTGTCGAAAAGATATTAGTACAAAACCATCACCTTCCGAAATTCAGGCATTGGACGTGTCATCCTCTCAAAAACGATTTGAAAAATTATCATTAGTTCGGAATTTAGTTCCGCAATCGGCATTATATCTTAATAGGTTAGTAAATACGATTCGTTCAATACCTGTTCAGGTATCCTTTTTGCCAGGTCTGGGCTCGCAGCAATTAACCAAGGGCTTAAATGTGAATCGTTTCTCTTTAAATATTTTAGCCGGTTATTCAAAAGGTGTAACTGGCTTTGAAATCGGAGGTCTTGCCAATATCACAGAGAGTAATGTCAAGGGTGGACAAGTAGCAGGTTTAGTCAATGTCGTAAATGGACAGATCAATGGTTTGCAACTTGCCGGTATTTTCAATTATACCTTCAGCAAAGTCACTGGTGCACAAATTTCTGGAATCGGGAATATTAGCAATCATAATGTAGAAGGTTTGCAGCTTGCTGGTATTTCCAATAATAACAAAGGGGCTATCAACGGCGCGCAAATCAGTGGTGTTTTGAATACCAATTTGCGTAAAATAACAGGTTTGCAATTAGCTGGTATAGCTAATATTCAAGTTGACAAAATAACAGGCTGTCAGCTTTCTGGTATTTATGGACTCGCTTCGGATATCAATGGTGTGCAACTTTCTGGAATCATGAGCCAAACTACTCATGATGTTTCTGGTGTGCAGGTTAGTTCGATTTTAAACAAAGCAAGAAAGTTGAATGGTTTACAGTTCGGACTTGTTAATATTGCAGATACGATTGAAAACGGAGTCCAAGTCGGTTTGTTCAATTTTGTCAAAAATGGATATCGAGCTTTGGAATTTACAAAAGATGAAACCTACTACTGCAATTTTATGTATAAAACAGGAGGCAAAAAGCTCTATTCTATTCTGGATGCTGGAATAGGGAAAGATAAAGTAGGCGTTGGATACGGTGTCGGATTTATCCAACCAATTTATAAAAGATTATCTGTAAACATTGATGCCATTTATAGTGCGTTGCTTGCTACAAATTCTTCCGATATATATCAAGGGAATCTAATGAATTTTCGATTGGGTCTCAATTATCGTCTTGAGAAACATTTGACATTGACAGGCGGCTTGTCTTTCAATCAATATGATCCCGATAAAGAGAATGAAAGAAGTGGTTCTGCGGGTAAAATATCATTCACAGGAAACAGCAGCAGTATGATCTCGCAAGCTTTCCAGAACAATAAGAAAGCAATGTGGTTCGGGTGGTTCTTTGGCGTGAAATTTTAA
- a CDS encoding alpha/beta hydrolase, with protein sequence MDKSRIEKVVIQSKSLNKEMNSLVYLPCGYDEGESFSTLYFLHGRSGDENILTGIDMHIVADKLIEAKEIAPMIIVCPNIDNSRGVNSSPDYKEVKDPFGRIINLGLYEDYLIKEVVPEIDKQFKTIQNRNGRYIGGVSAGGYTALHQVFRHPDMFSTVGGHMPAIELQLEEEDKAYFQNYGDWEKYDPIKIAREMECTDFNVYLDAGNQDEGGFYQGCSILNKILKEKGIESQNHIFEGHHSVEYIKSNTEKYLRFYGSPHVHLHE encoded by the coding sequence ATGGATAAATCAAGAATAGAGAAAGTAGTCATTCAAAGCAAGAGCTTAAACAAGGAGATGAACTCTCTGGTATACCTGCCTTGCGGCTATGATGAAGGCGAGAGTTTTTCCACATTATATTTTCTGCATGGCAGGAGCGGTGATGAAAATATTTTAACTGGTATAGATATGCATATTGTAGCGGACAAATTGATTGAAGCTAAAGAAATTGCTCCAATGATCATTGTCTGCCCAAATATAGATAACAGCAGAGGGGTTAATTCATCTCCTGATTACAAAGAAGTTAAAGATCCATTCGGAAGGATCATAAATCTCGGACTGTATGAAGACTATTTGATAAAGGAAGTTGTACCAGAAATAGACAAACAATTTAAAACGATTCAGAACCGAAATGGCAGATATATAGGAGGTGTTTCGGCTGGTGGATATACTGCCCTGCATCAAGTCTTTCGCCATCCCGATATGTTTTCAACTGTCGGTGGGCACATGCCCGCAATTGAGCTACAGCTTGAAGAGGAGGATAAAGCTTATTTCCAGAACTACGGAGATTGGGAGAAATACGACCCGATAAAAATTGCGCGCGAAATGGAATGCACAGACTTCAATGTGTATCTTGATGCAGGAAATCAAGATGAAGGCGGATTTTATCAAGGCTGTTCCATTCTAAACAAAATCCTAAAAGAAAAGGGAATAGAATCTCAGAATCATATTTTTGAAGGACATCACAGTGTTGAATACATCAAATCAAACACCGAGAAATATTTAAGATTTTATGGTTCTCCACATGTCCATCTACATGAATAA
- a CDS encoding carbon-nitrogen hydrolase family protein, whose protein sequence is MRIATIQFEAIKGNIEKNLKNHLKWIKEVIRHQADIAFFPELSLTGYEPDLAESLATNQDDTRLDVIQSLSDENNITIGVGLPTKNERDVLVSMIIFQPHKERITYSKQYLYPPEESTFKAGKNSLVLKFKTEVVSPAICYETKNKAHCEFAKRNNATIYMASVLCSINGIDDEQKKLSGIARDNQLITLMANYVGTSGGYECAGKSAIWNKDGELIGQLGDKDEGFIIYDTKSKEIITSTATIH, encoded by the coding sequence ATGAGAATAGCGACTATCCAGTTCGAAGCCATAAAAGGCAATATAGAGAAGAATCTTAAAAACCACTTAAAGTGGATCAAAGAGGTTATTAGGCATCAAGCTGACATAGCGTTTTTTCCTGAGCTGTCGCTTACCGGTTATGAACCGGACTTAGCAGAAAGTCTTGCAACCAATCAAGATGACACGAGATTAGATGTCATCCAGAGTCTAAGCGATGAAAACAATATCACGATCGGAGTTGGATTACCAACGAAAAACGAGAGAGACGTGTTGGTAAGCATGATTATTTTTCAACCACATAAGGAGCGTATCACTTACTCAAAACAATATTTATATCCCCCAGAAGAATCAACTTTTAAGGCTGGCAAGAATTCCCTTGTTTTAAAATTTAAAACAGAAGTGGTATCCCCTGCCATTTGCTATGAAACAAAAAACAAAGCACATTGCGAGTTTGCCAAACGGAATAATGCGACAATTTACATGGCAAGTGTTTTATGTTCTATCAACGGAATTGATGATGAGCAAAAAAAATTGTCTGGTATAGCCAGAGACAATCAATTGATAACATTAATGGCAAACTATGTAGGGACATCCGGAGGATATGAATGCGCAGGGAAATCAGCTATTTGGAATAAGGATGGAGAACTAATCGGGCAGCTGGGAGACAAAGATGAAGGCTTCATCATATACGACACAAAGTCAAAAGAAATTATAACAAGCACAGCAACAATCCATTAA